One Nitrososphaerales archaeon DNA segment encodes these proteins:
- a CDS encoding cobalamin-binding protein: MRRKPIIVTIPIIIAIISVITIISVAPVSINMYRTTITITDDRGKEVIITNYPPKRIISMAPSITEILFALNLDDRVVGVTNYCDYPARVKGLVNEGRIMIIGGFANPSIEKIVASMPDVVFAIHTIQLKFVESLEEKGVKVVFLDPKSIQDILNNILLIGKVTGKDVEAKNLVESMKQRIDNVVKKTQNIPYRPRVYYEVWHDPLMSIGPGTFISQLIEMAGGQNIFSDSHLPYPVVSAESVIARNPEFIIIKIGYMGGVAKDEIMKRPGWSVISAVKDGKIYEIDEDLVVRPGPRIVEGLELLAKIIHPGLF; the protein is encoded by the coding sequence ATGAGAAGAAAGCCCATCATCGTAACTATACCTATCATCATTGCCATCATCAGCGTAATCACCATAATCAGTGTTGCTCCCGTCTCGATTAACATGTATAGGACTACAATAACGATCACGGACGATCGTGGAAAGGAAGTGATCATAACCAATTACCCTCCCAAAAGAATCATTTCTATGGCCCCATCTATAACCGAGATCTTATTCGCATTAAATCTAGATGATAGAGTCGTCGGTGTAACAAATTACTGCGATTACCCAGCGAGGGTGAAGGGCTTGGTGAACGAAGGAAGGATAATGATCATAGGAGGTTTTGCGAACCCGAGTATCGAGAAGATCGTTGCATCGATGCCCGATGTGGTCTTTGCGATTCATACGATTCAATTGAAGTTCGTCGAGTCGTTGGAAGAGAAGGGTGTGAAGGTCGTATTCTTAGATCCGAAGAGCATTCAAGATATCTTAAATAATATCTTGCTCATCGGGAAGGTGACTGGTAAGGATGTTGAAGCTAAGAATTTGGTAGAAAGTATGAAGCAGCGCATCGATAATGTGGTGAAGAAGACCCAGAATATTCCTTACAGGCCAAGGGTTTACTACGAAGTTTGGCACGATCCATTGATGAGTATCGGGCCAGGTACCTTCATAAGCCAACTTATAGAGATGGCTGGGGGTCAGAATATCTTCTCCGACTCACATCTACCATACCCTGTAGTGAGTGCAGAATCGGTAATCGCAAGAAACCCCGAATTCATCATCATTAAGATCGGATACATGGGTGGTGTGGCGAAGGATGAGATTATGAAGAGGCCTGGTTGGAGTGTAATAAGTGCTGTAAAGGATGGTAAAATTTACGAGATCGATGAAGATCTGGTAGTAAGGCCCGGCCCTCGAATCGTGGAAGGTTTAGAATTGTTGGCAAAGATCATTCATCCAGGATTGTTTTGA
- the cobD gene encoding threonine-phosphate decarboxylase CobD, with product MKDLMEFARPEVRSLKPCIHGGEVWEFLKDGQNRSKIIDFSANVNPLGPSPLALNVIKENLWRIPYYPDPNATQLKMALSKYIGNIEPKNIVLGNGSTELIYLFTDVFLERGDEVLIPQPTFGEYERASVKSGGRVRFVEAGRDLRIDVEKVLNEINSRTKIIFLCNPNNPTGRILSRRELEKVVDEAYRRGVLVFLDEDFIEFVPDHESYTLAAMVNEFTNLFIIRSFTKSFALTGLRIGYGIACEEMIELISNGKIPWNINTLAELAALASLSDTQYLKKTYELIKRERSYLYRELRRIGGLRPYPTDANFILIDTRGSGLAGNELKEKLLNYNVLIRDCRSFRGLDEYYIRVSVRTRDENRILIESLKRCLNE from the coding sequence ATGAAGGATCTGATGGAATTTGCAAGGCCGGAGGTGAGGTCTTTAAAGCCATGCATACATGGAGGGGAGGTTTGGGAGTTCTTAAAGGATGGGCAGAATCGATCTAAGATCATAGACTTCAGCGCCAATGTAAACCCCTTGGGACCTTCACCACTCGCGTTGAATGTGATAAAGGAGAATCTTTGGAGGATACCCTACTATCCAGACCCCAACGCTACTCAACTCAAAATGGCACTCTCTAAATACATCGGTAATATCGAGCCGAAGAATATCGTATTGGGCAACGGCTCTACGGAGTTGATCTACCTCTTTACAGATGTCTTTTTAGAAAGAGGTGATGAGGTCTTAATCCCTCAACCCACATTCGGCGAGTATGAAAGGGCATCGGTAAAGTCTGGAGGTAGGGTAAGATTCGTCGAAGCTGGTAGGGATCTAAGGATCGATGTTGAAAAGGTCTTAAACGAAATAAATTCTAGGACGAAGATCATCTTTTTATGCAATCCTAACAATCCGACCGGTAGAATTCTAAGTCGAAGAGAGCTAGAGAAGGTTGTAGATGAGGCTTATAGGAGGGGCGTTTTAGTATTCCTCGATGAAGATTTCATCGAATTTGTTCCAGATCACGAATCTTATACTTTGGCAGCCATGGTGAATGAGTTTACTAACCTCTTTATTATAAGATCCTTTACGAAGAGCTTCGCATTGACGGGTTTGAGGATAGGGTACGGTATCGCGTGTGAAGAGATGATCGAATTGATCTCCAACGGCAAGATCCCATGGAATATTAATACCTTGGCCGAACTCGCTGCCTTAGCCTCCCTTTCCGATACTCAATACTTAAAGAAGACATACGAATTGATAAAACGTGAGAGATCTTATCTCTATAGAGAGTTAAGGAGGATCGGTGGTTTAAGGCCTTATCCTACAGATGCGAACTTCATACTGATCGATACGAGGGGATCCGGTTTGGCTGGTAACGAGTTGAAGGAGAAGCTTCTTAATTACAATGTATTGATACGTGATTGCCGATCCTTTAGAGGATTGGATGAGTATTACATACGTGTATCGGTAAGGACGAGGGATGAGAATAGGATTTTGATCGAATCTTTAAAGAGGTGCCTGAATGAATAG
- a CDS encoding ABC transporter ATP-binding protein translates to MVKLLIEGVECYYGSIKALDGVSFSVNEREFVGVIGPNGSGKTTLLRTISGVLRPNVGTVLLDDWNIHNLKRFEVAQRMAVVPQITSTPFNFTVAEVVLMGRNPYIKRFEGERSKDFQVVERAMRLTNTLHLAERSIDELSGGERQRVIIARALAQEPSVMLLDEPTLHLDINYQIEIMELLRKLCKEDGLIVLAVLHDFNLAAKYCDSLILLDKGRIVSIGPVETVLTSENLKKVFQVDVVIKKHHITNSLYVIPITTLKPRSERSKGVRVHLICGGGSGASLMKLLVDIGYDVSVGVLNVLDTDHEVAQSLNLPVV, encoded by the coding sequence ATGGTGAAGTTACTAATTGAAGGTGTTGAATGTTATTATGGTTCTATTAAGGCGCTCGATGGTGTAAGCTTTTCAGTAAATGAGAGAGAGTTTGTAGGTGTAATAGGGCCCAATGGATCGGGCAAGACGACACTCCTGAGGACTATAAGTGGAGTATTGAGGCCGAATGTCGGTACAGTCCTCCTCGACGATTGGAATATTCACAATCTAAAGAGGTTTGAGGTTGCCCAGAGGATGGCGGTCGTCCCTCAAATCACATCGACGCCCTTCAACTTTACAGTAGCAGAAGTCGTTTTGATGGGGAGGAATCCATACATTAAGAGATTCGAGGGTGAGCGTTCGAAGGATTTTCAGGTTGTAGAAAGGGCTATGAGATTGACGAATACCCTCCATCTGGCTGAACGTTCTATCGATGAGCTCAGTGGAGGGGAGAGGCAACGTGTCATCATTGCTAGAGCACTTGCGCAGGAGCCATCGGTTATGCTTCTTGATGAGCCGACCCTCCACTTAGATATAAATTATCAGATAGAAATTATGGAGCTTTTGAGGAAGCTCTGTAAGGAGGATGGTCTTATCGTATTGGCTGTATTACACGATTTCAATCTTGCCGCTAAATACTGTGATTCGCTCATTTTATTGGATAAGGGAAGGATCGTTTCTATAGGGCCCGTTGAAACCGTCCTGACGAGTGAAAATCTAAAGAAGGTCTTTCAAGTGGATGTGGTTATAAAGAAGCATCATATCACCAATTCTCTGTACGTTATACCTATTACTACTCTAAAGCCCAGATCTGAAAGATCGAAGGGTGTGAGGGTCCATCTGATATGTGGTGGTGGTAGTGGGGCATCGTTGATGAAGTTATTGGTCGATATAGGTTACGATGTTAGTGTAGGTGTACTTAACGTACTAGATACGGATCATGAAGTGGCTCAATCTTTAAACCTACCTGTAGTGA
- a CDS encoding iron chelate uptake ABC transporter family permease subunit has product MPEDRRLMDIYMGRRARWPLIILSLLIINFFTIIVSLAIGSTYIPSTHILEIVFKRMQMVVGIPTELLDVDKIYEAIIFQIRLPRVLLASLVGGSLAVAGVVFQGIFKNPMADPYVIGVSSGAALGASSVIILGLGYTFFGSLAITIFSFITATISLFIVYNISRVGSRIPITTLLLSGIAMGIFLSAIVSFLHIIAGEKLHALVFWLMGGFSYAEWRDVQIIAPFLSLGFTVVYIFSRDLNILQLSEEEAAYLGVDVEKTKRNLIIFGSLLTAAAVSVSGLVGFVGLIIPHMMRILVGPDHRILLPSSLIAGASFLVICDTIARIILPPIELPVGIITAFSGTPFFIYLLRKTRGRYRFFD; this is encoded by the coding sequence ATGCCCGAAGACAGAAGGCTAATGGATATTTATATGGGGAGGAGGGCAAGGTGGCCACTCATCATCCTGAGCCTCTTAATCATCAATTTCTTTACTATCATCGTATCTTTAGCTATAGGTTCCACCTACATACCTTCTACTCACATCTTAGAAATAGTCTTTAAAAGAATGCAGATGGTGGTAGGCATACCTACAGAATTGCTCGATGTGGATAAGATTTATGAGGCGATCATCTTTCAGATAAGGCTGCCAAGGGTCTTACTCGCATCACTCGTTGGGGGCTCACTCGCGGTCGCTGGTGTGGTCTTTCAAGGCATCTTTAAAAATCCTATGGCAGATCCGTACGTGATCGGTGTCTCTTCGGGAGCGGCCCTCGGTGCATCATCTGTGATAATACTCGGTCTCGGCTACACATTCTTCGGCTCTCTAGCGATTACCATCTTTTCATTTATAACGGCTACGATATCGCTCTTTATAGTTTATAATATATCACGAGTCGGTTCAAGGATACCGATCACCACACTGCTACTTTCGGGTATAGCGATGGGGATCTTTCTATCCGCTATAGTTTCATTTCTTCATATAATCGCTGGTGAGAAGCTTCATGCACTCGTCTTCTGGCTCATGGGCGGATTCTCATATGCGGAATGGAGGGATGTACAGATAATAGCACCTTTTTTATCGCTCGGCTTCACGGTCGTCTACATCTTTTCACGTGATCTAAATATTCTTCAATTGAGTGAAGAGGAAGCTGCCTACTTGGGTGTAGATGTCGAAAAGACCAAAAGGAACCTCATAATCTTCGGTTCATTACTTACCGCTGCAGCCGTCTCGGTCAGTGGTCTTGTGGGCTTCGTCGGTCTGATAATCCCACATATGATGAGAATCTTGGTAGGCCCAGACCATCGTATCCTCTTACCTTCATCACTCATCGCTGGTGCATCCTTTTTGGTCATCTGTGACACAATAGCTCGAATCATCCTTCCACCGATCGAATTACCAGTCGGCATAATTACGGCCTTTTCGGGTACCCCATTCTTCATCTACCTACTACGTAAAACTCGAGGCAGATACAGGTTCTTCGATTAG
- a CDS encoding cobyric acid synthase has product MNSCKALMVQGTSSYCGKSLIVAALCRIFFNLGYRVAPFKAQNMSLNSFVTKDGREIARAQALQALAAGIEPSCDMNPILLKPKRDDVCQIVLHGRPYRDVKASEYYRFALNEGIESIKVSLKRLMSNYELIIIEGAGSPAEINLYHCDIANMRVAELANAQVLLVGDIDRGGVFASIVGTLQLLKPEHRALVKGLIINKFRGDRSILEPGLKELEEITGKRILGVIPYIRDLHLPSEDSVSLEESSTYASNIVDIAVIRLPHISNFTDFEPFKSIPGVRLRYVSSIDELDTKGTPDIVILPGTKNTIRDLLWLRSSGLADVILNLANQNVPIVGICGGYQMLGKSIIDKEGIEEMKGEFEGLGLLNIITHFDRYDKITKRVFAEVIGEDSIFTSIKGEKINGYEIHMGLTVPLDGVKRLFKVLKRGEDVVNEFDGAVSENGIIIGTYLHGIFDNPMVREALIKFLIERKFTRTTRVKQKSMVEVWDESLERLARIVKESLKMGEIYRLIQ; this is encoded by the coding sequence ATGAATAGCTGTAAAGCGTTGATGGTCCAAGGTACATCTTCATACTGTGGTAAGAGCTTAATAGTCGCTGCACTCTGTAGAATCTTCTTTAACCTCGGCTATAGAGTGGCACCATTCAAAGCACAGAATATGTCATTAAATTCGTTCGTTACGAAGGATGGTAGAGAGATAGCACGTGCCCAAGCGTTGCAGGCTTTGGCAGCGGGTATAGAGCCTTCATGTGATATGAACCCGATCCTCCTCAAGCCCAAGAGAGATGATGTATGCCAGATCGTACTGCATGGGAGGCCTTACAGGGATGTGAAGGCTAGCGAATATTATAGATTCGCTTTGAATGAAGGTATCGAAAGTATCAAGGTGTCATTGAAAAGGTTGATGTCGAATTACGAACTCATCATCATCGAAGGGGCTGGAAGCCCAGCTGAAATCAACCTCTACCATTGTGATATAGCGAATATGAGGGTTGCGGAGTTAGCCAATGCACAGGTCTTACTGGTTGGGGATATAGATCGTGGAGGTGTATTTGCGAGTATCGTGGGGACTCTACAACTTCTCAAACCGGAGCATAGGGCATTGGTCAAAGGGCTGATCATCAACAAGTTCAGAGGGGATCGAAGTATCCTAGAACCGGGTTTAAAGGAGTTGGAGGAAATAACCGGGAAGCGAATCCTCGGTGTTATACCGTACATTCGAGATCTGCACCTACCGAGTGAGGATTCGGTTTCGCTCGAAGAATCTAGCACATATGCATCGAATATCGTAGATATCGCTGTGATTCGACTCCCTCATATCTCTAACTTTACCGATTTTGAACCGTTCAAATCGATACCAGGAGTGAGGCTTCGATACGTGAGTTCGATCGATGAACTAGATACGAAAGGTACGCCAGATATCGTAATCCTCCCGGGCACGAAGAATACGATCCGTGACCTACTCTGGCTTCGAAGCTCAGGATTGGCCGATGTAATACTAAATTTGGCGAACCAGAACGTACCGATTGTGGGGATCTGTGGTGGTTATCAGATGCTCGGGAAGTCGATCATCGATAAAGAAGGTATCGAAGAGATGAAGGGAGAATTTGAAGGCCTCGGCTTACTGAATATTATCACACACTTCGATAGGTACGATAAGATTACTAAGCGGGTCTTTGCCGAGGTCATTGGTGAAGATTCGATATTCACCAGTATCAAAGGAGAGAAAATTAATGGGTATGAAATTCACATGGGATTAACGGTCCCCCTTGATGGTGTTAAGCGATTATTCAAGGTATTGAAGAGGGGTGAAGATGTGGTGAACGAGTTCGATGGGGCCGTAAGTGAGAATGGTATTATAATCGGGACTTACTTGCACGGTATATTCGATAACCCGATGGTCAGAGAGGCCTTGATAAAGTTCTTGATCGAGAGAAAGTTTACTCGAACCACTCGAGTTAAGCAAAAGAGTATGGTGGAGGTTTGGGATGAAAGTTTAGAGAGGTTGGCAAGGATCGTAAAAGAGAGTTTGAAGAT